One Microbacterium sp. W4I20 DNA window includes the following coding sequences:
- the ccsB gene encoding c-type cytochrome biogenesis protein CcsB, with protein sequence MLELNVISPVLLWTAIAVYAAAFVAYAFDLARRSQATADAQTVREPALVGAGGGSARSASGPAGGVDAPPQRFLMARIGTSLTVLAFVFHLAAVVTRGIAAGRVPWANLYEFAMMGTLLIVAVFLIVLSRIDLRFLGTFITGLVVVLLGLAATNFYVIVSPLMDPLKSVWLVIHVFVASLATAFFALAFALSVIQLMQSRRERLIGESAEKTGPGFLRTFPGAERLESLAYRFTIIGFILWTFTLIAGSIWAYYAWSRFWGFDVKETWTFVIWVIYAGYIHARATRGWRGNPSAWLAIVGFSAVMFNFTIVNVFFKGLHAYSGLN encoded by the coding sequence ATGCTCGAGCTCAACGTGATCTCGCCGGTCCTGCTGTGGACGGCGATCGCGGTCTACGCGGCGGCCTTCGTGGCCTACGCCTTCGACCTCGCGCGGCGTTCGCAGGCGACCGCCGACGCGCAGACCGTGCGCGAGCCGGCGCTCGTCGGAGCGGGCGGCGGCTCGGCGCGCAGCGCTTCGGGCCCGGCAGGTGGCGTCGACGCGCCTCCGCAGCGCTTCCTCATGGCGCGGATCGGCACGTCGCTCACGGTGCTCGCGTTCGTCTTCCACCTCGCGGCCGTCGTGACCCGCGGCATCGCGGCCGGTCGTGTGCCGTGGGCCAACCTGTACGAGTTCGCCATGATGGGCACACTGCTGATCGTGGCGGTGTTCCTGATCGTCCTCAGCCGCATCGACCTGCGCTTCCTCGGCACGTTCATCACCGGCCTGGTGGTGGTGCTGCTCGGACTCGCGGCAACCAACTTCTACGTCATCGTCTCGCCGCTGATGGACCCGCTCAAGAGCGTGTGGCTCGTGATCCACGTCTTCGTCGCATCTCTCGCCACGGCGTTCTTCGCGCTCGCCTTCGCGCTGTCGGTCATCCAGCTGATGCAGTCGCGGCGCGAGCGTCTGATCGGCGAGTCCGCCGAGAAGACCGGCCCCGGGTTCCTCCGCACCTTCCCGGGCGCTGAGCGGCTCGAGAGCCTGGCCTACCGCTTCACGATCATCGGGTTCATCCTTTGGACGTTCACCCTCATCGCCGGCTCGATCTGGGCGTACTACGCGTGGAGCCGCTTCTGGGGCTTCGACGTCAAGGAGACCTGGACCTTCGTGATCTGGGTCATCTACGCCGGGTACATCCACGCTCGCGCGACCCGCGGCTGGCGCGGAAACCCGTCGGCCTGGCTCGCGATCGTCGGCTTCTCGGCCGTGATGTTCAACTTCACGATCGTGAACGTCTTCTTCAAGGGCCTGCACGCCTACTCCGGCCTGAACTGA
- a CDS encoding 2'-5' RNA ligase family protein, whose amino-acid sequence MRRPIMDTPDQLASLEGQQYLVLRPVVGVSSLYREVQDAALARLGADTRHPHTEHVTLRGFDEPERRTELAAVIRGWAAEQHPIDVTAEAIDAFPTPWQILIVRLARTGSLISAYTSLTTALQQTDFRRLDERGVEDWTFHLSVVYGKGLDAAAWQEFAEASVSELPWQPSETIAEAEFVWYEDGAEHAEVIPLGA is encoded by the coding sequence ATGCGCCGCCCGATCATGGACACCCCCGACCAGCTCGCTTCGCTCGAGGGGCAGCAGTACCTCGTCCTGCGGCCGGTCGTCGGAGTCTCCTCCCTCTACCGCGAGGTGCAGGATGCTGCACTCGCGCGCCTCGGCGCCGACACACGGCATCCGCACACCGAGCACGTCACGCTCCGCGGCTTCGACGAACCGGAGCGTCGGACCGAGTTGGCCGCGGTGATCCGCGGGTGGGCGGCAGAGCAGCATCCGATCGACGTGACGGCGGAGGCCATCGACGCGTTCCCGACGCCCTGGCAGATCCTGATCGTGCGGCTGGCCCGCACCGGGAGCCTCATCTCCGCGTACACGAGTCTCACGACGGCTCTCCAGCAGACCGACTTCCGCCGCCTCGACGAGCGCGGGGTCGAGGACTGGACCTTCCACCTGTCGGTCGTCTACGGCAAGGGACTCGACGCCGCCGCCTGGCAGGAGTTCGCGGAGGCCTCCGTCAGCGAGCTCCCCTGGCAGCCGAGCGAGACCATCGCGGAGGCCGAGTTCGTCTGGTACGAGGATGGCGCCGAGCACGCCGAGGTCATCCCTCTCGGCGCCTAG
- a CDS encoding alpha/beta fold hydrolase, producing MTQHTLELAEVDLVYDVHGPLPTADGRPPLVMVGQPMDASGFQAQVALFPDRTVVTYDPRGLGRSTRKDGSVTNEPETQAEDLHALIEALGAGPVDMLASSGGAVSALALVTAHPHDVATLVAHEPPIDSVLPDAEAVHRARIAYTRVYEEKGWGAGMAAFIAMTAWEGQVTDEYLAQPAPDPAAFGMPTEDDGSRGDPLLSDVSWAVCLYEPDIEALQASPTRIVVAVGEESIKVYTGRTSIALAEKLGQEPTVFPSHHGGFMGGEFGYAGQPEAFAAKLREVLDRT from the coding sequence ATGACGCAGCACACACTCGAGCTCGCAGAGGTCGACCTGGTCTACGACGTGCACGGCCCTCTGCCGACCGCCGACGGCCGGCCGCCGCTGGTCATGGTCGGACAGCCGATGGACGCGAGCGGCTTCCAGGCTCAGGTCGCGCTCTTCCCCGACCGCACCGTCGTGACCTACGACCCGCGGGGTCTGGGCCGGAGCACCCGCAAGGACGGCTCCGTCACGAACGAACCGGAGACCCAGGCCGAAGACCTCCACGCCCTCATCGAGGCGCTCGGCGCGGGCCCCGTCGACATGCTCGCGAGCAGCGGGGGCGCGGTGAGCGCGCTCGCCCTCGTCACGGCGCATCCGCATGACGTCGCGACCCTCGTCGCCCATGAGCCGCCCATCGACAGCGTCCTTCCGGATGCCGAGGCCGTGCACCGCGCGCGGATCGCTTACACCCGGGTGTACGAGGAGAAGGGATGGGGCGCGGGCATGGCGGCGTTCATCGCGATGACCGCATGGGAAGGCCAGGTCACCGACGAGTACCTCGCGCAACCGGCGCCCGACCCCGCCGCGTTCGGCATGCCGACCGAGGATGACGGCTCTCGGGGCGACCCGCTCCTGTCCGACGTCTCCTGGGCGGTCTGCCTCTACGAGCCGGACATCGAGGCTCTGCAGGCCTCGCCGACCCGTATCGTCGTCGCCGTGGGCGAGGAGTCGATCAAGGTCTACACCGGTCGGACCTCGATCGCCCTGGCCGAGAAGCTCGGGCAGGAGCCGACGGTCTTCCCCAGCCACCATGGCGGCTTCATGGGCGGAGAGTTCGGCTACGCCGGCCAGCCCGAGGCCTTCGCCGCGAAACTCCGCGAGGTGCTGGACCGGACCTGA
- a CDS encoding efflux RND transporter permease subunit: protein MSTLLSSLGRWSYRHPWRVLMSWLLALGIAGAGALVLGAGTDNSFSIPGTESQAGLEQLSRSFPQVSGTSAQIIVVAADGDKVTDDPYRDDIEQAVDDLGDLDGVLAANSPYDEMVSGMINDDETAAIVRLQFDGESTDVSDETKDALRAASDDLAAELPDGAQTALGGDLFATSIPGLTLTEAVGLLIALLVLIVTFRSFVVAGLPLLTAVLGVGISMAGIFAATAFATVSSTTPLLALMLGLAVGIDYALFIMARHQDQVREGVDPEESAARAVGTAGSAVVFAGVTVLIALIGLGFAGIPFLTTMGIAASVAVAIAVAIAVTLTPAMLGFMKGRVAGRPPRARTKKTSSSSENGGERERAKPTKERVKGSARWVNGVTKHPILVSLAVVLGLGIVAVPALSLNLALPNAGVLPKDSEARQSYDLVGEEFGPGFNGPMILTGTIVTSTDPLTLMEDLGDAVADVPGVKEVALATPNETADTGIVQIIPETAPDDPATADLVRELRSHHDEWLDEFGIDLKVTGFTAVGIDISDQLGNALLPFGIFVIGLSLILLTIVFRSLWVPITAALGYLLSIVAAFGVVGAVFEWGWFADLLHVAKVGPIISFMPIILMGVLFGLAMDYQVFLVSRMREDFVHDPALRQAQGPGGVDRATRRAAALRAVRSGFSGSAKVVTAAGLIMFAVFVAFVPEGDSSLKPIALGLAAGIAIDAFLVRMTLIPALMAILGERAWEIPRWLEKILPHVDIEGEAVERERHLASWPGDDSVVAADGLEISADAPVIESLSLRLAAGEAVVANGGDSRSRRALALTIAGRIAPTDGRLRVAGHLLPGRAAWVRSHVGCVLVDDADAALGDLAEALRGTSEVVVIDGLDRLSGGQRDQATAMLRDAAASRPLAVFATASDADAARSILAEAGWPTAETLDTRAPRRTATESSEVTA from the coding sequence GTGTCCACTCTCCTGTCTTCGCTCGGTCGCTGGTCGTATCGGCATCCGTGGCGCGTCCTCATGTCCTGGCTCCTCGCCCTCGGCATCGCCGGGGCGGGCGCGCTCGTGCTGGGAGCGGGCACCGACAACTCGTTCTCCATCCCCGGCACTGAGTCGCAGGCAGGCCTCGAGCAGCTCTCCCGCTCCTTCCCGCAGGTCAGCGGCACCAGCGCCCAGATCATCGTCGTCGCCGCCGACGGCGACAAGGTCACCGACGATCCCTATCGGGACGACATCGAGCAGGCCGTCGACGACCTGGGAGACCTCGACGGCGTGCTCGCCGCGAACTCGCCCTACGACGAGATGGTCAGCGGCATGATCAACGACGACGAGACGGCCGCGATCGTGCGTCTGCAGTTCGACGGCGAATCGACCGACGTCTCGGACGAGACCAAGGATGCTCTCCGCGCCGCATCCGATGATCTCGCGGCCGAGCTCCCCGACGGCGCACAGACGGCTCTCGGCGGCGATCTGTTCGCCACGTCCATCCCGGGTCTGACGCTCACCGAAGCCGTCGGCCTGCTCATCGCCCTGCTCGTGCTGATCGTGACGTTCCGCTCCTTCGTGGTCGCCGGCCTCCCGCTCCTCACCGCCGTCCTCGGCGTCGGCATCTCGATGGCCGGCATCTTCGCCGCCACCGCGTTCGCCACCGTCTCGTCGACCACTCCCCTCCTCGCCCTCATGCTGGGGCTCGCGGTCGGCATCGACTACGCGCTGTTCATCATGGCGAGACACCAGGATCAGGTGCGCGAAGGAGTCGATCCGGAGGAATCCGCCGCGCGCGCCGTCGGCACCGCGGGATCCGCCGTCGTCTTCGCCGGGGTCACCGTCCTGATCGCGCTCATCGGCCTCGGCTTCGCCGGCATCCCGTTCCTCACCACGATGGGCATCGCGGCATCCGTCGCCGTCGCCATCGCCGTCGCGATCGCTGTGACCCTCACTCCCGCCATGCTCGGCTTCATGAAGGGCAGGGTCGCCGGCCGTCCGCCGCGCGCCCGCACCAAGAAGACCTCCTCCTCGTCCGAGAACGGCGGCGAGCGCGAACGCGCGAAGCCGACCAAGGAACGTGTGAAGGGCAGCGCCCGCTGGGTGAACGGCGTGACGAAGCATCCGATCCTGGTGTCGCTCGCCGTGGTCCTCGGTCTCGGCATCGTCGCCGTCCCGGCGCTCAGCCTCAACCTCGCCCTCCCGAACGCCGGGGTGCTCCCGAAGGACTCCGAGGCGCGACAGAGCTACGATCTCGTCGGCGAGGAGTTCGGTCCCGGATTCAACGGACCGATGATCCTCACCGGCACGATCGTCACCTCCACCGATCCGCTCACGCTGATGGAAGACCTGGGCGACGCCGTCGCCGACGTCCCCGGCGTGAAGGAGGTCGCCCTCGCGACCCCCAACGAGACCGCCGACACCGGCATCGTGCAGATCATCCCCGAGACCGCGCCCGACGATCCCGCGACGGCGGATCTCGTCCGCGAACTGCGGTCGCACCACGACGAGTGGCTCGATGAGTTCGGCATCGACCTCAAGGTCACCGGCTTCACCGCAGTCGGCATCGACATCTCCGATCAGTTGGGCAACGCGCTGCTGCCGTTCGGCATCTTCGTGATCGGGCTCTCGCTGATCCTCCTCACGATCGTGTTCCGCTCGCTGTGGGTGCCGATCACCGCCGCACTGGGCTATCTGCTCTCCATCGTCGCGGCGTTCGGCGTCGTCGGCGCGGTCTTCGAATGGGGCTGGTTCGCCGACCTGCTGCACGTCGCGAAGGTCGGTCCGATCATCAGCTTCATGCCGATCATCCTGATGGGCGTGCTCTTCGGCCTCGCGATGGACTACCAGGTGTTCCTCGTCTCCCGCATGCGGGAGGACTTCGTGCACGACCCCGCCCTTCGTCAGGCTCAGGGACCGGGGGGTGTCGATCGGGCGACCCGACGCGCGGCCGCCCTGCGCGCCGTGCGCAGCGGTTTCAGCGGCTCGGCGAAAGTCGTCACCGCGGCCGGTCTGATCATGTTCGCCGTCTTCGTCGCGTTCGTCCCCGAGGGCGATTCTTCGCTCAAGCCGATCGCGCTCGGCCTCGCCGCGGGCATCGCGATCGACGCCTTCCTGGTGCGGATGACGCTGATCCCCGCGCTCATGGCGATCCTCGGCGAGCGCGCGTGGGAGATCCCGCGCTGGCTCGAGAAGATCCTCCCCCACGTCGACATCGAGGGCGAGGCCGTCGAACGCGAGCGCCACCTGGCGTCGTGGCCCGGCGACGATTCGGTCGTCGCGGCGGACGGCCTCGAGATCAGCGCCGACGCCCCGGTCATCGAGAGCCTGTCTCTGCGGCTCGCGGCCGGTGAGGCTGTCGTCGCGAACGGCGGTGACTCCCGCTCTCGTCGTGCGCTGGCGCTCACCATCGCCGGACGCATCGCCCCGACCGACGGTCGCCTCCGCGTCGCAGGTCATCTCCTGCCGGGCCGCGCAGCCTGGGTGCGATCGCACGTCGGGTGCGTGCTCGTCGACGACGCGGATGCCGCCCTCGGCGACCTCGCCGAAGCCCTGCGCGGCACATCCGAAGTCGTCGTGATCGACGGACTCGACCGCCTCAGCGGCGGACAGCGCGATCAGGCCACGGCCATGCTGCGCGATGCTGCGGCGAGCCGACCGCTCGCCGTGTTCGCCACGGCATCCGATGCCGACGCTGCCCGCAGCATCCTCGCGGAGGCCGGCTGGCCCACCGCCGAGACCCTCGACACGCGCGCTCCGCGCCGTACCGCCACCGAATCCTCCGAGGTGACCGCATGA
- a CDS encoding YhgE/Pip domain-containing protein has translation MTLPIERARSRKPITWLTILGILLLPAAVGGILVAALQNPTERLDSMTAAIVNLDEPVTIDDQVTPLGRQLASGLVEGSDELDSNLTWVISNEEDAADGLADGSYQAVITIPEDFSAAATSAGQAISDGGGAAADKAEKAMITVTTPDDGLVADDLITGQIADVAASTMGTMLTEATTENVLVGFTTIGDQIGDAADGAVKLAQGARDAADGAAEIPDGATQLASGAGELSTGASSLASGLDTISTKTREAATGAGQIGAGLSGGAAELQKNVGGISQLVGAIQAGSASAKSAAAQSAALADDLGAMAAACVPATNGQAMCDQLAAAAADAGVTAKSAGTASGTLNNPQVAPGVAAIPGTFRTLASSMSQAGAGATQLAGGLNQLASEGIDQSAAGARSLATGASQLSDGATELATGTTELATGLDTLATGTGDLAGGLRTASDSLPSFSDEESTSLASVIADPVSTNSSTNTIFGPTAIPLLAAVVLWFGALASFIVMRAHTARTLTSRRSSAALTLRAFAPAALIGAGQGLLVSLVVQFIASYDAAAWWAFAGTAVLAGIAFAAVNQALVALLGGVGRWVAALIGVLAVATGLISTVPDWLASLGAALPTAPAFAGLIAGNGSAVASLVVWGVLSLVATTLAVTMRRTTSAKAVLATA, from the coding sequence ATGACCCTCCCCATCGAGCGCGCACGCTCCCGCAAGCCCATCACGTGGCTGACGATCCTCGGCATCCTGCTGCTGCCGGCCGCCGTGGGCGGCATCCTGGTCGCGGCACTGCAGAACCCCACCGAGCGCCTGGATTCCATGACCGCGGCGATCGTCAACCTCGACGAGCCGGTCACCATCGACGACCAGGTCACACCCCTCGGCCGTCAGCTCGCCTCAGGTCTCGTGGAGGGTTCGGATGAACTCGACTCGAACCTCACCTGGGTGATCTCCAACGAGGAGGATGCTGCGGACGGACTGGCCGACGGCTCGTACCAGGCGGTCATCACCATCCCCGAGGACTTCTCCGCGGCGGCCACCTCCGCCGGGCAGGCGATCTCCGACGGCGGCGGCGCCGCAGCGGACAAGGCCGAGAAAGCCATGATCACCGTGACGACGCCGGACGACGGCCTCGTCGCCGACGACCTCATCACCGGCCAGATCGCCGATGTCGCCGCGTCGACGATGGGCACCATGCTCACCGAGGCGACGACGGAGAACGTGCTCGTCGGCTTCACGACCATCGGCGACCAGATCGGCGACGCGGCCGACGGCGCCGTGAAGCTCGCCCAGGGCGCTCGGGATGCCGCCGACGGCGCGGCCGAGATCCCCGACGGAGCCACGCAGCTGGCATCGGGCGCAGGAGAACTCAGCACCGGTGCGTCGTCGCTCGCCTCCGGCCTCGACACCATCTCCACGAAGACGCGCGAGGCCGCGACCGGGGCCGGACAGATCGGCGCCGGGCTCTCGGGCGGGGCGGCCGAACTGCAGAAGAACGTCGGCGGCATCAGTCAGCTCGTCGGTGCCATCCAGGCGGGATCGGCCTCTGCGAAGAGCGCCGCGGCGCAGTCGGCGGCACTCGCCGACGACCTCGGAGCCATGGCCGCTGCGTGCGTTCCCGCGACGAACGGCCAGGCCATGTGCGACCAGCTCGCCGCCGCTGCCGCAGACGCCGGCGTCACCGCGAAGTCGGCCGGCACAGCATCCGGAACGCTCAACAACCCCCAGGTCGCACCGGGCGTTGCCGCGATCCCGGGGACCTTCCGCACCCTCGCGTCGAGCATGTCGCAGGCCGGAGCGGGCGCCACGCAGCTCGCCGGCGGCCTGAACCAGCTCGCGAGCGAGGGCATCGACCAGTCGGCTGCCGGAGCCCGTTCGCTCGCCACCGGTGCGAGCCAGCTCTCCGACGGTGCGACCGAGCTCGCGACCGGCACGACCGAGCTCGCGACCGGTCTGGACACCCTGGCCACCGGCACCGGAGATCTCGCGGGTGGGCTGCGCACAGCATCCGATTCGCTGCCCTCGTTCAGCGACGAGGAGTCGACGTCCCTCGCCTCGGTGATCGCCGACCCGGTGTCGACGAACTCGTCGACGAACACCATCTTCGGGCCGACCGCCATCCCGCTGCTCGCTGCCGTGGTCCTGTGGTTCGGGGCACTGGCGTCGTTCATCGTGATGCGCGCGCACACCGCCCGCACGCTCACGTCTCGGCGTTCCTCCGCGGCTCTGACGCTGCGGGCCTTCGCGCCGGCCGCGCTGATCGGTGCAGGGCAGGGTCTGCTGGTCTCGCTGGTCGTGCAGTTCATCGCCAGCTACGACGCCGCCGCGTGGTGGGCGTTCGCCGGGACCGCCGTCCTCGCGGGCATCGCCTTCGCCGCGGTGAACCAGGCTCTCGTCGCACTGTTGGGCGGAGTCGGACGCTGGGTCGCCGCGCTCATCGGCGTGCTGGCCGTCGCGACCGGACTCATCTCGACCGTGCCCGACTGGCTCGCGAGCCTCGGAGCCGCGCTTCCGACAGCTCCCGCGTTCGCTGGACTGATCGCGGGCAACGGCTCGGCGGTCGCCTCGCTGGTGGTCTGGGGTGTGCTCTCACTCGTCGCGACGACGCTCGCCGTGACGATGCGTCGCACGACGTCGGCGAAGGCGGTCCTCGCCACGGCGTGA